One window of Oscillibacter hominis genomic DNA carries:
- a CDS encoding TAXI family TRAP transporter solute-binding subunit, producing MKKMLSLLLSGMLILSLLAGCGTASPPAPSGSSSGSSSAGGGLDIPDSYTLLNTASGSSGGLWYTLMVCYSEVLKNDTGISLQCEPGGGGTANMNAVGVDDHTFGFTNNAAMYCGMNGIGYDQKFDNVRTMFPLYPSIQLFYAVDPNLKTIYDLEDKIVCLGPSGGGVVNMTLQEFETFGIHPREVVYMAYADALTALKDGTIDCVVDAGGHPNASVTELETTMDRVSLLTVPVEDMEKIHEAAPYYSVFPISADLYKSLDEDLQMLGFYSIAICTEDFPDDVVYAMTKAAYDNYDTIVTNVASAKDIALENVQYMYGPMHPGAMRYYEEQGIDVSAFDPGNF from the coding sequence ATGAAAAAGATGTTGTCCCTACTGCTGTCCGGAATGCTGATTCTCTCTCTGCTTGCAGGCTGCGGAACTGCCAGCCCGCCGGCCCCGAGCGGCTCTTCCTCCGGCAGTTCCTCCGCAGGCGGCGGGCTGGACATTCCCGACAGCTACACGCTGCTCAACACGGCAAGCGGCTCCAGCGGCGGCCTTTGGTATACCCTGATGGTGTGCTACAGCGAGGTGCTGAAAAACGACACCGGCATCTCCCTCCAGTGCGAGCCCGGCGGAGGCGGCACTGCCAATATGAACGCGGTCGGGGTGGATGACCACACGTTCGGGTTCACCAACAATGCGGCCATGTACTGTGGAATGAACGGCATTGGTTACGATCAGAAGTTTGATAACGTACGCACCATGTTCCCGCTGTATCCCAGCATCCAGCTGTTTTATGCCGTCGACCCCAATCTCAAAACCATTTACGATCTGGAGGACAAGATCGTCTGCCTGGGGCCCTCCGGAGGCGGCGTGGTGAATATGACCCTTCAGGAATTTGAGACCTTCGGCATCCACCCAAGAGAGGTGGTCTATATGGCATACGCGGATGCGCTGACCGCCCTGAAGGACGGCACCATAGACTGTGTTGTGGATGCCGGCGGCCATCCCAATGCATCTGTGACCGAGCTTGAGACCACCATGGACAGGGTATCCCTTCTGACCGTGCCGGTGGAGGACATGGAGAAAATCCATGAAGCGGCTCCCTACTACAGCGTGTTTCCCATTTCAGCGGATCTTTATAAATCCCTGGATGAGGATCTGCAGATGTTGGGCTTCTACTCCATCGCCATCTGTACGGAGGACTTTCCGGACGATGTGGTCTACGCCATGACAAAGGCCGCGTACGACAACTACGACACCATTGTGACCAATGTGGCGTCCGCAAAGGACATTGCGCTGGAAAACGTCCAGTACATGTACGGCCCCATGCACCCCGGTGCAATGCGCTATTACGAGGAGCAGGGCATCGACGTTTCCGCATTTGACCCGGGCAACTTTTAG
- a CDS encoding TRAP transporter permease, whose protein sequence is MKNATMPKTGVDNPKLLLLAKCVAAAGILYHIYSLMIRATSPGYIRPIHVCFLVIMAYLVAPKPGKKKGTILFWWIADTVLVCGVIASTVYIFIDQQSWMMRYAISSTDLDFFFSTVTAIAILVMAQRLVGWPMVLLAGAAMVYCLFGHYLSGSFRILQITPRKMMTTMYFMQDGFFSSLIGVCLSYVLPFVFVGKLMELCGTGDYFTELAAKLTGRSRGGPAKVAIVSSALFGTVSGAGTANVVATGTFTIPLMKRIGYPSHFAAAVEAVASTGGQIMPPIMASAAFLAADLSGIPYGQLAIAAVIPALIYYVSLYFSIDLEAGRLSLKAMDADDIVSWGALLKRAYLLLPLAIIIVVLTVLQQSPLKGAFYAMICGCVIYFINPKTRKSLKEGLMGIVDAMYQCASAMAGIGAAFLCASIVVAVLNMTGIAVKFSSAILQVGQGSVLLSLILTAAIVTVLGMGLPVAASYVIAASVCVNSLLKLGIPMAAAHLFILHFASLSALTPPVCLSAYAAAGISGDSPMKVGFTSVRIGLVAFLLPFFFAINPDMLVIINGAGPALRTCVTALIGCAGISFATIGWYRHSVSVISRVVFLIGGLLMIDPSLATDVAGLGVLTVTMLVHLLTGRRKRAAEKV, encoded by the coding sequence ATGAAGAACGCAACGATGCCCAAGACAGGTGTTGACAACCCCAAGCTGCTGCTGTTGGCAAAGTGTGTTGCGGCTGCCGGCATCCTGTACCACATTTATTCACTGATGATCCGCGCAACCTCGCCGGGATATATCCGCCCGATCCACGTCTGCTTTCTGGTCATCATGGCCTATCTGGTGGCGCCAAAGCCGGGAAAAAAGAAGGGGACAATCCTCTTCTGGTGGATTGCGGACACGGTGCTGGTCTGCGGCGTAATCGCTTCCACGGTCTATATTTTCATAGACCAGCAATCCTGGATGATGCGCTATGCCATCTCGTCCACGGACCTGGACTTTTTCTTTTCCACCGTAACCGCCATTGCGATATTGGTGATGGCTCAGAGGCTGGTGGGCTGGCCCATGGTCCTTCTGGCCGGCGCGGCCATGGTTTACTGCCTGTTCGGCCATTATCTCTCCGGCTCCTTCCGTATCCTCCAGATCACGCCACGGAAGATGATGACCACCATGTACTTCATGCAGGACGGATTTTTCAGCTCGCTGATCGGCGTGTGCCTCTCCTATGTGCTGCCCTTTGTCTTTGTAGGAAAGCTCATGGAGCTATGCGGCACCGGCGACTACTTCACAGAGCTGGCCGCCAAGCTGACCGGCAGGTCAAGGGGCGGCCCCGCCAAGGTGGCCATTGTCTCCAGCGCCCTCTTCGGGACCGTGTCCGGAGCCGGCACTGCAAATGTGGTGGCCACCGGAACCTTCACCATCCCGCTCATGAAACGGATCGGTTATCCCAGCCACTTTGCCGCGGCGGTGGAGGCGGTGGCTTCCACCGGAGGGCAGATCATGCCGCCCATCATGGCCTCCGCCGCGTTTTTGGCCGCGGATCTCAGCGGCATCCCCTATGGCCAGCTGGCCATCGCCGCAGTCATCCCCGCTCTGATTTACTATGTGAGCCTCTATTTTTCCATTGACCTGGAGGCGGGGCGGCTCAGCCTCAAGGCCATGGATGCCGATGACATCGTCTCCTGGGGCGCACTTTTGAAACGCGCCTATCTGCTGCTGCCCCTGGCCATTATCATCGTCGTGCTGACGGTATTGCAGCAAAGCCCGCTCAAAGGCGCCTTTTACGCCATGATCTGCGGCTGCGTGATCTACTTCATCAACCCCAAGACCCGCAAATCCCTGAAAGAGGGCCTGATGGGCATTGTCGATGCGATGTATCAGTGCGCCTCTGCCATGGCCGGCATCGGTGCCGCGTTCCTGTGCGCCAGCATTGTGGTGGCCGTACTGAATATGACGGGAATTGCCGTCAAGTTCTCCTCCGCCATTTTACAGGTGGGGCAGGGCAGCGTCCTGCTGTCCCTGATCCTGACCGCCGCCATTGTCACTGTGCTGGGCATGGGGCTGCCGGTGGCTGCCTCCTATGTCATAGCGGCCAGCGTCTGCGTCAATTCCCTGCTGAAGCTGGGCATTCCCATGGCCGCGGCCCATCTCTTCATCCTGCACTTTGCCAGCCTGTCCGCCCTGACCCCACCGGTGTGCCTTTCGGCCTATGCGGCAGCCGGCATCTCCGGGGACTCCCCCATGAAGGTGGGGTTCACCTCGGTGCGGATCGGACTTGTGGCCTTTCTGCTTCCCTTTTTCTTTGCCATCAACCCGGACATGCTGGTCATCATCAACGGTGCGGGACCGGCTTTGCGGACCTGCGTCACGGCGCTCATTGGCTGTGCGGGCATCTCCTTTGCCACCATTGGCTGGTACCGGCACTCAGTCAGCGTCATTTCCCGTGTGGTCTTTTTGATCGGCGGCCTTTTGATGATCGATCCCTCTCTTGCCACGGATGTGGCGGGATTGGGCGTCCTGACCGTGACCATGCTCGTCCACCTGCTAACAGGCAGGAGAAAAAGAGCGGCTGAAAAGGTATAG
- a CDS encoding cupin domain-containing protein, whose translation MIHNVMASEARIAPGHWSVFGRTIFEGGGVSVRHNLILAGGGAQAHRHDFEHIFFVLRGSLRVACGGQTTVVPAGCAFQFEPGELHQVCGDGVSDAEYLTINVSAVQMDGGGKGA comes from the coding sequence TTGATCCACAATGTGATGGCATCGGAGGCCAGGATCGCGCCGGGGCACTGGAGCGTATTCGGCCGTACCATTTTTGAGGGCGGCGGTGTCTCCGTCCGGCACAACCTGATTCTGGCCGGCGGCGGGGCCCAGGCCCACCGGCATGACTTTGAACACATCTTCTTTGTCCTCAGGGGCAGCCTCCGTGTGGCCTGCGGCGGTCAGACCACAGTGGTTCCCGCCGGCTGTGCGTTCCAGTTTGAGCCTGGGGAGCTGCACCAGGTCTGCGGCGACGGGGTGTCCGATGCGGAGTACCTGACCATCAATGTGTCTGCTGTTCAAATGGACGGTGGCGGAAAGGGGGCGTAG
- a CDS encoding FAD binding domain-containing protein has protein sequence MERFELFSPTSVQEALALYQEHREAGCMYISGGTDLVPSMRKGALHPAVLIDLQPVGMDSIRLTADGTEIGAACTMKKLCSNKLIRSLWHALYLAAGSVGCTQTRGLATVGGNLCSGLPSMDTAPALLVYDAVLEIASASGFRRVGVEDFFVGPRKTCLRPGEILTKLLLPDREEHRKAHFIKFGRRNTLTLSIVNEAVGAVIRKNCLHQAHVAVGACAPTPVRIHGLEEYLEGRIAEEIEEQTVRELVAREIRPIDDFRASAEYRAALAGALVCKSLRVITGRSDPEDIVIGGRE, from the coding sequence TTGGAGCGGTTTGAACTGTTCAGCCCTACGTCTGTCCAGGAGGCGCTGGCGCTTTACCAGGAGCACCGGGAGGCGGGCTGCATGTACATCAGCGGCGGAACCGATCTGGTTCCCTCTATGCGCAAGGGCGCGCTGCACCCCGCAGTTTTGATCGATCTCCAGCCCGTCGGGATGGACAGCATCCGTCTCACCGCCGATGGAACGGAGATCGGCGCAGCCTGCACCATGAAAAAGCTCTGTTCCAACAAACTTATCCGGTCCCTGTGGCACGCTCTCTATCTGGCGGCAGGCTCCGTTGGCTGCACCCAGACCAGAGGGCTTGCGACAGTGGGTGGAAATCTCTGTTCCGGCCTGCCCAGCATGGATACTGCTCCGGCGCTGCTGGTCTATGACGCGGTCCTGGAGATCGCTTCCGCCTCGGGTTTCCGCCGGGTCGGCGTGGAGGACTTTTTTGTCGGCCCAAGGAAGACCTGCCTGAGGCCGGGAGAGATTTTGACCAAGCTTCTTCTGCCGGACCGGGAAGAGCACCGTAAGGCCCATTTCATCAAGTTTGGCCGCCGCAATACGCTGACGCTGTCCATTGTCAACGAGGCGGTGGGCGCGGTGATTCGGAAAAACTGCCTGCATCAGGCCCACGTCGCGGTGGGAGCCTGCGCGCCCACTCCGGTGCGGATCCACGGTCTGGAGGAATACCTGGAGGGCCGGATCGCGGAAGAGATAGAGGAGCAAACGGTGCGGGAACTGGTGGCGCGCGAGATCCGGCCCATCGACGATTTCCGGGCCAGCGCGGAGTACCGCGCCGCCCTGGCGGGCGCCCTGGTCTGCAAAAGCCTGCGGGTCATCACCGGGCGGTCCGACCCGGAGGATATTGTGATAGGAGGCCGTGAATGA
- a CDS encoding (2Fe-2S)-binding protein, whose protein sequence is MRDIVLTINEREYPVQVEDYEVLVDVIRNRLHLYGTKIGCGSGECGACSIIMDGDIVNSCLILACRAQGHRFTTIEGLEQDGKLHPLQEVFIKNSALQCGFCGPGMLLAAKVLVEENPCPSEAEIRAGIGGNLCRCTGYVNIVKSVMEYAAENGGSEA, encoded by the coding sequence ATGAGAGACATTGTGCTGACCATCAACGAGCGGGAATACCCGGTGCAGGTGGAGGACTATGAGGTTTTAGTGGACGTCATTCGAAACCGTCTGCATCTGTACGGCACAAAGATAGGCTGCGGCAGCGGGGAGTGCGGCGCGTGCAGCATCATCATGGATGGGGATATCGTCAACTCGTGCCTCATCCTGGCCTGCCGGGCCCAGGGGCACCGCTTCACCACGATAGAAGGACTGGAACAGGACGGAAAGCTCCATCCCCTCCAGGAGGTCTTCATCAAAAATTCCGCGCTCCAGTGCGGATTCTGCGGGCCGGGCATGCTCCTTGCGGCCAAGGTCCTGGTGGAGGAGAACCCCTGTCCCAGCGAGGCGGAAATCCGCGCGGGGATCGGCGGCAACCTCTGCCGGTGCACCGGCTATGTCAACATCGTCAAGTCCGTGATGGAATATGCGGCGGAGAATGGGGGGAGCGAAGCATGA
- a CDS encoding xanthine dehydrogenase family protein molybdopterin-binding subunit, with protein MNTVGTSMPRLDAELLVTGRARYGADLDLPGALWCKVKHSERAHAKIRSIDLSAAQALSGVAAVCTAGDFDCNRHGVSVRDEPFLSDDRVRGYYDSVAAVAAESEEIAQKAAALIRVEYEDLPGVYDPFEAMEEGSCSIHGGSNIAAEVQIVNGDVDRAFPQCPHIFEQQMYTPVNEHAFIEPHAAIAYLDETAGDLVVRTSVQRPALIAEDLALAIGWPQSRVRVITGSVGGGFGGKNEITFEHILAVLAIKTRRPVKMAYTREEEFDCSTVRHPYWIKMRSGVLEDGRILAREVRIVSDCGPYVGLGKMTLEKGCIHGCGPYRIPNTRVCGKLVYTNNSFGSAMRGFGVPQLGFAYEVHTDYIARRMGISPLEFRRINAIRDGDKLPTGMTLNQVTVEQAIDRVIRLAREGGDWE; from the coding sequence ATGAACACGGTGGGGACCTCCATGCCGCGTCTGGACGCGGAACTCCTTGTCACCGGAAGGGCGCGCTACGGCGCGGACCTCGACCTGCCGGGCGCCCTCTGGTGCAAGGTCAAGCACAGTGAGCGCGCCCACGCTAAAATCCGCTCCATTGACCTCTCCGCAGCCCAGGCGCTGAGCGGTGTGGCCGCCGTGTGCACGGCCGGGGATTTTGACTGCAACCGCCATGGCGTCAGCGTCCGGGACGAGCCTTTCCTGTCAGACGACCGTGTGCGGGGCTACTACGACAGCGTGGCGGCCGTGGCGGCGGAGTCGGAGGAGATCGCGCAAAAGGCGGCGGCGCTTATCCGCGTGGAGTACGAGGACCTGCCCGGCGTATACGATCCCTTTGAGGCCATGGAGGAGGGGAGCTGCTCCATCCACGGCGGCAGCAACATCGCGGCGGAGGTCCAAATCGTAAACGGGGATGTGGACCGGGCCTTTCCCCAGTGCCCGCATATTTTTGAGCAGCAGATGTATACACCGGTCAATGAGCACGCATTCATCGAACCCCATGCCGCCATCGCCTACCTGGACGAGACTGCGGGGGACCTTGTGGTCCGGACCTCCGTACAGCGCCCGGCCCTGATCGCGGAGGATTTGGCGCTGGCCATCGGCTGGCCCCAGAGCAGGGTCCGGGTCATCACCGGCTCCGTGGGCGGCGGGTTCGGCGGGAAGAACGAAATTACGTTTGAGCACATCCTGGCCGTGCTGGCCATCAAAACCCGCCGGCCGGTGAAAATGGCCTATACCCGGGAGGAAGAGTTCGACTGTTCCACCGTGCGCCACCCCTATTGGATCAAAATGCGCTCCGGCGTTCTGGAGGACGGGAGGATACTGGCCCGGGAGGTTCGGATCGTCTCCGACTGCGGCCCCTATGTGGGGCTGGGGAAGATGACGCTGGAAAAGGGCTGCATCCACGGCTGCGGCCCCTACCGGATTCCCAACACCCGGGTCTGCGGGAAATTGGTCTACACGAACAACAGCTTTGGAAGCGCCATGCGCGGATTCGGTGTGCCCCAGCTTGGCTTTGCCTACGAGGTGCACACAGACTACATCGCCCGCCGGATGGGTATTTCGCCGTTGGAGTTCAGAAGGATCAATGCCATCCGGGACGGCGACAAGCTGCCCACCGGCATGACGCTGAACCAGGTCACCGTGGAGCAGGCAATCGACCGGGTGATACGGCTGGCCCGGGAAGGGGGGGACTGGGAATGA
- a CDS encoding xanthine dehydrogenase family protein molybdopterin-binding subunit, with translation MIHRGRGLAAMFYPIAPTGVSACFVKVNADGTAVLYLGTTDIGQGSVTVLSQIASEALGISIGRIAVVSGDSKLAPYDRGPVGSRTTYATGNAVLLACAEARETLLRSASRLLDMDPGGLRAECDRIYIEGLEEESISVAEAAGYAFRAMGTAILGKGTFSPHIRPIRKETGHGKQYATHVYAAQIAIVDVDDETGAFAVRKIYAVHDCGRAVNPMLVHGQIHGGTGMGVGFARYEEMVLEEGKVRNNQFTDYIIPTAGDVPPILSEFIERPEPTGPYGAKGVGEPAILPTAPAIANAIFDAVGVWVLDLPITPEKVYRALQQKKEE, from the coding sequence ATGATTCACCGCGGGCGCGGCCTGGCCGCAATGTTCTACCCCATCGCCCCCACCGGCGTCTCAGCCTGCTTTGTCAAGGTCAACGCGGACGGCACGGCGGTGCTCTACCTCGGCACCACGGACATTGGACAGGGCTCCGTCACCGTGCTGTCCCAGATCGCCTCCGAGGCGCTGGGCATTTCCATCGGCCGGATTGCGGTGGTGTCCGGAGATTCCAAGTTGGCCCCCTACGACCGGGGGCCGGTGGGCAGCAGAACCACATACGCCACCGGGAACGCGGTCCTGCTGGCCTGCGCCGAGGCCAGGGAGACACTGCTCCGCTCCGCCTCCCGTTTGCTGGACATGGATCCCGGCGGCCTGCGGGCGGAGTGTGACCGCATCTACATTGAGGGATTGGAAGAGGAGAGCATCTCCGTCGCCGAGGCCGCGGGATATGCCTTTCGCGCCATGGGCACCGCCATATTGGGAAAGGGGACGTTCAGCCCCCACATCCGGCCCATCCGCAAAGAGACCGGGCACGGCAAGCAGTATGCCACCCACGTGTACGCCGCCCAGATCGCCATTGTGGATGTGGACGATGAGACCGGCGCCTTCGCCGTTCGGAAGATTTACGCTGTCCATGACTGCGGGCGGGCCGTCAACCCCATGCTGGTCCACGGCCAGATCCACGGCGGCACCGGAATGGGCGTGGGCTTTGCCCGGTACGAGGAGATGGTGCTCGAGGAGGGGAAGGTGCGCAACAATCAGTTTACGGACTATATCATTCCGACTGCAGGCGACGTGCCGCCCATCCTCAGCGAGTTCATAGAGCGCCCGGAACCCACAGGCCCCTATGGGGCCAAGGGAGTGGGGGAGCCCGCCATCCTGCCCACAGCCCCGGCCATTGCCAACGCCATTTTTGACGCGGTGGGCGTCTGGGTGCTGGACCTGCCGATCACGCCGGAGAAGGTGTACAGGGCGCTTCAGCAAAAGAAAGAGGAATAG
- a CDS encoding LeuA family protein, with protein sequence MNGKPWETENWNVSQCNYWDEVRESFRLAPHIQFHDATLRDGEQSPGVVFSVEDKIAIAKQLDEIGMHRIEAGMPAVSPQDFEAICRISRLGLKAKLFAFSRAMPGDIEKVVASGVSGAVIEITCGESRLKYAHPKWSLEDVVRQSVETVRFAKRHGLYTVYFPYDTTRADPAFLKELLREVCEQADPDAVAVVDTTGTILPSALRVLVGRVREYVGGRPVEIHTHNDLGMGVANALAAVEAGAEVVHGCINGLGERCGNAAMEEMVVAAEALYGIRTGIDCSRLRETCLLLERLSGVKVPFNKPIAGPAAYMKESGVGIKVATEHPLVTFPISDRFVGGRRTLVLGKKSGKDSIHMKLDELHETLSEEKVERLLAQVKELSIRERRYLTDAEFRALLDSVR encoded by the coding sequence TTGAACGGAAAGCCGTGGGAAACCGAAAACTGGAATGTGAGCCAGTGCAACTACTGGGACGAGGTGCGGGAGAGCTTCCGGCTGGCCCCGCATATCCAGTTCCATGACGCCACGCTGCGGGACGGGGAACAGAGCCCCGGCGTCGTATTCAGTGTGGAGGATAAAATTGCCATAGCAAAGCAGCTGGACGAAATTGGCATGCACCGGATTGAAGCCGGCATGCCCGCAGTCTCTCCCCAGGACTTTGAGGCGATTTGCCGAATCTCCCGGTTGGGGCTCAAGGCCAAACTGTTCGCATTCTCCAGGGCCATGCCCGGGGACATTGAGAAGGTGGTGGCCTCCGGGGTCAGCGGCGCGGTCATTGAGATTACCTGCGGCGAATCCAGGCTGAAATACGCCCATCCCAAGTGGTCGCTGGAGGATGTGGTCCGACAGAGCGTGGAGACCGTCCGCTTTGCAAAGCGGCACGGCCTTTATACGGTCTACTTCCCATATGACACCACCCGGGCGGACCCCGCCTTTCTCAAAGAACTCCTGAGGGAGGTCTGCGAGCAGGCCGACCCGGACGCCGTGGCCGTGGTGGACACGACGGGCACGATCCTACCCAGTGCGCTGCGCGTGCTGGTGGGGCGTGTCCGGGAATACGTGGGAGGCCGCCCCGTGGAAATCCACACCCACAACGACCTTGGTATGGGGGTTGCCAACGCCCTGGCAGCGGTGGAGGCCGGGGCGGAGGTCGTCCACGGATGCATCAATGGACTGGGCGAGCGCTGCGGCAACGCGGCCATGGAGGAGATGGTGGTCGCGGCCGAGGCGCTCTACGGCATCCGGACGGGCATCGACTGCTCCAGGCTCAGGGAGACCTGCCTTTTGTTGGAGCGCCTCTCGGGGGTGAAGGTGCCGTTCAACAAGCCCATCGCCGGACCCGCGGCCTATATGAAGGAGAGCGGCGTCGGCATCAAGGTGGCCACGGAGCATCCATTGGTCACATTCCCCATCAGCGACCGGTTCGTGGGCGGCAGGCGCACGCTGGTCTTGGGGAAAAAGAGTGGGAAGGACTCCATCCATATGAAGCTGGACGAGCTCCATGAGACGCTTTCGGAGGAGAAGGTGGAGCGCCTGCTGGCCCAGGTGAAGGAATTGTCCATCCGGGAGCGCCGCTACCTGACGGACGCGGAATTCCGCGCTTTATTGGACTCTGTCCGCTGA
- a CDS encoding M24 family metallopeptidase — protein MSQNQLGTALGAQGVDWEVRIDYDRMRRERLERLTDAVDESGIDALFVFRLEATRYVTSFRSHDWPMAHWGMAAVIMPRGGDYTFYTLDYVHAKARMPWLGDHLTDVTCRGLDVPGGAMDWALSAKKRLYDQGIEPKVIAVDAWSPALYEALPKVFPGVTFVDGQSIMMKARMIKTQDEISCLRMAYEITMAGMAACTEFLRPGRKECEVLAEAFKAMYYYGSEWSQCSNIVCSGPYTAPYRRFTSDRIIGYGDPVIIDIGGRFNGYWGDFTRTWICGRGAKPSRELKAEHMKCYTALKNAEQACKPGNTTRDVALACGDSFILGSSLGHGLGISANEQPLLGTYKGVIEPENAVTLQPGMVFSIEPYSGTPGIGGIRLEDNVIITEDGCEVLSTYPFEERFFD, from the coding sequence ATGTCTCAAAACCAGCTTGGAACGGCTCTGGGGGCCCAGGGAGTGGACTGGGAAGTCCGGATCGACTACGACCGCATGCGCAGAGAGCGCCTTGAGCGGCTGACCGACGCCGTGGACGAATCCGGCATTGACGCGCTGTTCGTCTTTCGTCTCGAGGCAACCCGGTACGTGACCAGCTTCCGCTCCCACGACTGGCCCATGGCCCACTGGGGTATGGCGGCCGTCATCATGCCCCGGGGCGGGGACTACACATTCTACACGCTGGATTACGTCCACGCCAAAGCACGTATGCCCTGGCTGGGCGATCACCTGACCGACGTCACCTGCCGGGGCCTGGATGTGCCCGGCGGGGCCATGGACTGGGCCCTGTCCGCAAAAAAGCGGCTCTACGACCAGGGCATCGAACCTAAGGTCATCGCGGTGGACGCATGGAGCCCCGCCCTCTATGAGGCGCTGCCCAAGGTGTTCCCCGGCGTGACGTTTGTGGATGGCCAGAGCATCATGATGAAGGCCCGGATGATCAAGACCCAGGATGAGATCAGCTGCCTGCGCATGGCCTATGAAATCACCATGGCCGGTATGGCCGCCTGCACGGAGTTCCTGCGGCCGGGCCGCAAGGAGTGCGAAGTCCTGGCCGAGGCGTTCAAGGCCATGTACTACTATGGCAGCGAATGGAGCCAGTGCTCCAACATCGTCTGCTCCGGCCCCTATACGGCGCCTTACCGCCGCTTTACTTCAGACCGGATCATCGGCTATGGCGACCCGGTGATCATCGACATCGGCGGCCGGTTCAACGGCTACTGGGGGGACTTCACCCGTACCTGGATCTGCGGCAGGGGCGCAAAGCCCTCCCGGGAGCTGAAGGCGGAGCACATGAAGTGCTACACCGCCCTGAAAAACGCCGAGCAGGCCTGCAAGCCGGGCAATACCACCCGGGATGTGGCGCTGGCCTGCGGAGACAGCTTCATCCTTGGCAGCAGCCTGGGCCACGGCCTTGGCATCTCCGCCAACGAACAGCCGCTGCTGGGCACCTACAAGGGCGTGATCGAGCCTGAAAACGCTGTGACACTCCAACCCGGCATGGTCTTTTCCATCGAGCCCTACTCCGGCACACCGGGCATCGGCGGCATCCGCCTGGAGGACAATGTCATCATTACCGAGGACGGCTGTGAGGTCCTCAGCACCTATCCCTTTGAGGAGCGGTTCTTTGACTGA
- a CDS encoding C-terminal binding protein, which produces MRFKVVLTDGRMPHYDYEREILAGVDAELVFSGIPFGKRDDEALKRAVADADALLVSQAQITREIIDSMDHCKIIVRYGIGTDTLDIPAATKKGILVANVVDHCVSEVADTALTLILCLARKTVLSARQVRQGMWGVDALKPIHRISSTVLGILGCGRIGRDIARKASAVGFKVIGCDPYLPEEAARQAGIHLVSWEELLSTADIVTLHMPLSEETAGMIDRSVLGRMKPGAAIVNVSRGALICEPDLIEALQSGHIGGAGLDVTFREPIEPDNPLLAMDNVIVTAHTAWYSNESNDELQKKAAQTVADALTGKPVKTRLN; this is translated from the coding sequence ATGCGTTTTAAAGTAGTTCTCACCGACGGCCGCATGCCCCATTACGACTATGAGCGGGAGATTTTGGCCGGGGTGGACGCGGAGCTGGTGTTCTCCGGCATCCCCTTCGGAAAAAGGGACGACGAAGCGCTCAAGCGCGCCGTTGCGGACGCGGACGCGCTGCTGGTCTCCCAGGCCCAGATCACCCGGGAGATCATCGACAGCATGGATCACTGCAAGATCATCGTCCGGTACGGCATTGGCACGGACACGCTGGACATTCCAGCGGCCACAAAGAAGGGCATCCTTGTCGCCAACGTGGTGGACCACTGTGTTTCGGAGGTGGCGGACACGGCGCTGACGCTGATTCTGTGCCTGGCGCGGAAAACCGTGCTCTCCGCCCGCCAGGTCCGCCAGGGGATGTGGGGCGTTGACGCGCTGAAGCCCATCCACCGCATCTCCTCCACCGTGTTGGGCATCCTGGGCTGCGGCCGGATTGGACGCGACATCGCCCGTAAGGCGTCGGCCGTCGGGTTCAAGGTCATCGGCTGCGATCCCTATCTGCCGGAGGAGGCGGCCCGCCAGGCGGGGATTCACCTGGTAAGCTGGGAGGAACTGCTCTCCACCGCCGACATCGTGACGCTGCACATGCCGCTTTCGGAGGAGACGGCGGGCATGATCGACCGGTCGGTTCTGGGACGGATGAAGCCCGGCGCGGCCATCGTCAATGTGAGCCGCGGCGCACTCATCTGTGAGCCTGATTTGATCGAAGCCCTGCAATCCGGACACATCGGCGGCGCGGGGCTGGATGTCACCTTTCGGGAGCCCATCGAGCCGGATAACCCGCTGCTCGCCATGGACAATGTGATCGTCACGGCCCACACGGCCTGGTACTCCAATGAAAGCAACGACGAGCTCCAGAAAAAGGCAGCTCAGACCGTGGCGGATGCCCTGACAGGGAAGCCGGTCAAGACGAGGCTGAACTGA